CCTGCCAAAGTGGCGTGGGGCTGCGCCGATCCATCGCGCGATTCTTGGAGGTGACACACATACCGGCGTGTGTGTGATTCACGTTGTTGAAAAGATGGATGCAGGCAATGTGATTACGGCATCGACTCTTCATATTGATCAAGGATGGACGACAAGCGAGTTGCACGATGAACTTGCCAGGCAAGGCCCTGCGTGTGTTCGCAAGGTTCTTGACGCGATCGGTGCTCAGCTGTCTATTGCTGGTCATGTGCAGAATGATGCGCATGTGTTTTATGCACGCAAAATCCACCGAGAGGATGCGTGGATTGACTTTGGAAGATCTTCGGATGAATGCAGACGCAGAATCAACGGGCTGAGTCCATCGCCGGGTGTTGCTGTTCGATGCGGCAGGATAGAGTTTAAGGTCGTGCGCAGTGTCACTGCGGATGCAGATATCATGCCTCAGGCAGCATCAGGACAGCTGGTTGACGTGGTTCGAGGTCGAGTTCGTTGCGGAGATTTCAGAGATCTTGTGATGCTGCAGGTGCAGCCGACAGGGAAACACGTGATGAACTGGGAAGACTTTGCACGCGGATACCCTCTATCGGCGTGTGAAACGCTCGTGTCAGTTCAGCCAATCAAGTCGTAATGTTCGGAGCGCGTGTGAAACGGTCGAGCCAGCCAGTGCTGACATTGTGGGACATGGTTGAGCGTGTACGCGGTCCTGTTGCAAAGTTTCGGGCCAGAAAAAAACCTGAGACAAAGCAACAATCGGTTGATCACACCCGGAAA
Above is a genomic segment from Phycisphaeraceae bacterium containing:
- the fmt gene encoding methionyl-tRNA formyltransferase; this encodes MADAERSRRLRVVFFGSGAFGLPTLEMLRDNHDLSLVVSQPARPAGRGKKLTSTPVAQWIVENASDTPVVTPELISTKNAVEDVLAQGADVIVVIAYGQKIPASIYESSPCINLHGSVLPKWRGAAPIHRAILGGDTHTGVCVIHVVEKMDAGNVITASTLHIDQGWTTSELHDELARQGPACVRKVLDAIGAQLSIAGHVQNDAHVFYARKIHREDAWIDFGRSSDECRRRINGLSPSPGVAVRCGRIEFKVVRSVTADADIMPQAASGQLVDVVRGRVRCGDFRDLVMLQVQPTGKHVMNWEDFARGYPLSACETLVSVQPIKS